The following proteins come from a genomic window of Megalops cyprinoides isolate fMegCyp1 chromosome 6, fMegCyp1.pri, whole genome shotgun sequence:
- the LOC118779643 gene encoding transcription factor HES-5-like: MAPHFHSSEYSNLYLSTREKNKLRKTAVEKMRRDRINSSIEQLRKMLRSELRQRDPSGRVEKADVLELAASFLKRSATAAGARGEGRDAHGEGRSQCWSDALHFLSACPKGHAAVQQLLHFHSSQRDTPGSPPEQSLVPGKQDNSAQPTLWRPW, translated from the exons ATGGCTCCACACTTCCATAGCAGCGAGTATTCCAACCTCTACCTGTCCACCAGGGAGAAGAACAAA CTGAGAAAGACGGCGGTGGAGAAGATGCGCAGAGATCGCATCAACAGCAGCATCGAGCAGCTCAGGAAGATGCTGCGGTCAGAGCTCCGCCAGCGGGACCCCAGCGGCAGGGTGGAGAAGGCCGACGTGCTGGAGCTGGCGGCCAGCTTCCTGAAGCGGTCTGCCACTGCTGCGGGGGCTCGCGGTGAGGGCCGGGACGCTCACGGTGAGGGCCGCTCTCAGTGCTGGAGTGACGCcctgcacttcctgtctgcctgccccAAGGGACATGCTGCAGTTCAGCAGCTCCTCCATTTCCACAGCAGCCAGAGGGACACCCCGGGGTCACCCCCCGAACAGAGCCTGGTCCCAGGGAAGCAGGACAACTCTGCCCAGCCAACCCTCTGGAGGCCCTGGTAA